DNA sequence from the Methanococcus maripaludis genome:
CGTGGGGATACCAGTACTCCAAAAATTTAGAATGAAAATTTATTCTTCGAGCATATAAAATACATAATTTGCTCTTTCTGATGGGATTTCGTTCATAAATATGACCGTTCCGCTTACTGGAGAATTAACGTACCTTAAATCTCCCTTTTTACTTTCAAGTGTTGCAAGCCTGTATCCTTTTAAAACCCTGAAACCAAAATCCATTATCGGATAGACTTTGTAGCCCTCAGCAGGTACCGAAATAAGTTTAGTTCCTGCTTTAAGATATGTAAGTGTATGTTTATCAGGATACTGTATTAAAACATCTTTTTTTAAAGTGTCTAAACTCATGTATTTTGCTAAATCATCATATATTACTTGATAAAGAAGCTTGCCGTTTCCAGAATATTCTTCATCTTTTTCTAAAAAAATTATTGCATTTCCATCTTTTTCAATTGCGACACGATCGCCGTCGTTTAATTCTCCTTCAACGTAAATTTTAGGAATTTTCATTAAAACACCTTTAAATTTTAAAAAAAGTTAAAATAGCTAATTAAATGTAATTAGTGAATTCTTTCGATGATAAAATCTGCAATGTTTTCGAGATTTTTTCTTTTTTCTGCATCGAATATTTTTAAGTAATCTTTAGCTTCTTCTGTTGCGTTTTTCATTGTATCTTTTGCATAATTAATAGAATCGGCTAAAAGTTCAATTGCTTCTGCAACTTCTTGTTGATTTGCATCTTGATTTCCTAAAATCTGCAATAATCTTTCTTTTTTATCTTCAGAAAGGTTTTCCATTGCGTGAATTACCATCATTGTCTTTTTACCTTCAACAATGTCACTACCCACAGGCTTTCCGATTGTTTTTTGATCCCCAATTAAATCTAAAACATCGTCTTGAATCTGGAAAGTCATTCCAATTCTTTTTGCATAATTA
Encoded proteins:
- a CDS encoding DUF2118 family protein, with amino-acid sequence MKIPKIYVEGELNDGDRVAIEKDGNAIIFLEKDEEYSGNGKLLYQVIYDDLAKYMSLDTLKKDVLIQYPDKHTLTYLKAGTKLISVPAEGYKVYPIMDFGFRVLKGYRLATLESKKGDLRYVNSPVSGTVIFMNEIPSERANYVFYMLEE